CTCCACAAAATCTCAGTAGTTTACCGGCAATAGTTCTTGGATCAGGCTTTTAAGATTTAGGAGCCTATGAGTTGGGCCAACCATTTGTTGAGCGCTCACAGGGGTGGTTCTTTCTTTTTGCGATCAGTTGAGTTTGGATGGCCTTTTCAGCTCCAATTGCTTCCTGAACATTACTGCGAACTTGACCGCAAAGCTCATCAAGGGCTAACATTGGAAATGGTTCCTCGATCAGAACACCAACCTATGGAAACAAAGGGtgccaaaagaaaaaaataatgaagAGTCAAAAGTAATAAAGGGCAAGCATATGAAGAACAGTTAATGTAGACAATAGCAAAGagggaaaaaaggaaaaaaaaaaaaaaacaaacttaCTTCTTCTATGCAAAATAAGGAAGCAGCACTGATGAAGGTCGCAGGGACCACAATCCAGTGGCAATCATCCCAGAGTATTATTGGAAGAGTGAGATGCCAAAGGACCAGAAATCTTGATGTCAAGCGGGTGTACGAGAGTGGAATGGGAATTCCCATGAGCTGTTCACAGACACCAATTCCTTCCTGCAAACATGAGATCTTTGACTCCTGCACCATGATGAAGGTGTTGCTGGAAGATTATTTTATTGGTAATTGCTACAGAAGGTTCACCagctttcattttattatttgagtTATACTTGTGTTCCTACTTTCGCAAAGTAAAAAATCAAGAACCCACTAAATTTGACCTGacattattttcaaaatttccaAATAACAATCCAGGAATTTGGAACTAACATAAAATAGGGCTGAGAAAGATATGGGATAAAGTATGGAAACCCCAACAATCAGAACGAAAAAGCtttaaacaattaattaaccTGGCAAGGAAAATACCAGCTGAATTTTCTTTGATTCCTCTAAGTTGAGCAATTGAAGACACTGGGAAATGAACTCAATAATGCAGCGAGGCCGATGTCTTGAATTGAGGACTACTGCCAGATCATCTACTTCAAGCAAATTCCTGAGGTCTCGGACAATATCTGAACCATACATCACATGGCACTGCAAATAAAAACCTCTGTCATTGAACTACTGCACGGACTTAATCAATTAGCATTTAGCAATGTCACAAGAGACAACTATTTCAGAGAATCTGACTCATTATTTCTCAAACAAAGAGGTCTGCCTACAAGTTCTCATTCCCATGTTGAACTTTCAATACTGATTCAAAGTTTGATGCATCTATATAATTACAGGACCATCATTCAAATTCATTTCTTTGCAAATATCTTAACAAGTCATAATTTTAACCATATACTTATAGATTCTCCCGACGTTAAATTGTTCCTGTTTGTTCAGAAGAACATTTATTATTAGCAGTTAAACTACTGAAGAACTAGCCCTGTACTCTGGAAAAGAGAAGCTGACCTTAAGTGCCACTGGAAAGGCCATAATATAATGCAAAAGAGCATTTTTAAGGGCAGCATCCCTGGAACTGTCAACCGTAGCAATCACCTGCCTGGCGAAATCATTTGCACCCGAAATCACCTTAGTCCAGGCTTTCCTCCCCTCTTCAAATCTGGAATAAGAAGCCTCCGTCCTAAACACCAGCAACAGCGCCAATGCCGGAGCTGTCAACTGATAAGGCAGAGAAGAAGCCCTCAAAAGAGGGAAAAACCCCGGCAATAATTGCATCTCCACCGAAGAATTATAGATAGCTATAATAGCAGCCACTGAAGTGAAGGCAAGAACCGGAGgaattaaagataaaataaccCGCGATTGCAGACTAGAGAGTAAGTGGCGGATGTGGCGAAGGGAACTTCTGTGTTCGACCCATTTCTGGTGGGTGTAAAGAGAGCGATTCTGCTGCATTCCTCGCTCTTTTACGCGGTCAGCCCAGTCGGGAATTGCGCGGAGAAGGGAGATTGGGTTTACGGTTTTAGGGGGATCAGGTGGGATGGAGGATCGAGAACAGAGAGTTTTGGAAGAAAGGGCGAGCCTTTGGTGTTTGGAGGGAAAGCTAGTAAGGTGTAAATTGAGGATAATTTTGGGGAAAAAGTTGGAAGAAAGTGAGAATTTGGGGAGTGGAGATTCGAAGGGGGCTGCGTGCGGTGACATTGGCGGTGGTTGTTAGGGTTAGGGATGGAGCTCGGAGGGAGGGAGAGGAGATAGTCCAGGTGGACATGGACAGGGACGAGACATGAACAGAACAGGGCAGTGGCAGGTGAGTGTTAGTATAGAAGGAAGAAGAGGGAGTGGATGGGGGTAGTTAAGGAACGGTTGTTTGTGAAGGAGATTTTTTTACAGATGTTTCGCATTATGAttggttaatatattttaaatatatttattttattttcactaGATTATTGATAAatgagtaataataataatagcaaaactaaataaaacattttatttgaaattgaaattgaattttaattttttttttattttttaataaaaaatatgaaatgattattttatttataaaaaatataaaaatattttaataaatttttaaaaatataaaaattaacttattaataataataatatcaaaaattaaattataaattttccttATAAATATACATCCTACTATCTTTGAGTgttgttttttttataaaaaaataaataataatatattataataatttttaaaactaaaaattttttttaaaaaattaataaatttgtttttaatattaattaaataaaaatatatttagaaaattataaagaaattattattttaaaaataaaattaattttaacatatgcgaaaaataattttatattaaaaaattttcttaaaaaaatcctttttaattcatcaattgaaatgttagaaaaataaaatatattaataaattttatgtttaaaaagtTTTATAGTGTGAGTGACATTCTCTATTTTcctaaaaaaatagtttaatttttatatcaagAAAATACACTTACCTAAACatcagaaaaatataaaaatattattttttataaataaatagaacctttttatttactaaaatcctttttaaaaaaatgtaaatttcaatgataaaaatattaaaatattttaaaatattatccaaccacatttttcatttataaaataaaatatgaacaaATTTTCTATTTCCAACCTTTCATTTGTTTTTAAGTCATGCATCAATATCTAAACTTGTGAATCTTTGGATACTACTCCCCTCCACGTGCTCTATTCCCTACTTACTTCTTCACCTACTAACTTACTACACTTCCATATTACGAATTTGACTATTCACGTTGGAGATTACCaaacttgtaaatcttttgttttgCACTATGGAGCTCAGCTTCTCCATTTGACTGTCTCAATGCTCTTTTTTTGATCCACACAAGACCATTGCAAGGACCTGTCAATCTTAGACTGGTGAAAGAAAACCAAGCCAACATCACATATGCTTATTTTTTCAACTCAAATTGGCCAAGTAATCTGTTGAATTTTGGCAGTTGACTGCATTTTGCCCTTCAATTCCTTGTGTATCTTGCCTCATAACTGAAGTTCAAGTCGTTTCCGCATAGTCTTCTTTCAAATTAAGAGTCTTTGTTATCATCACAATTCTATGTTGCGATACCTCTACATGGAACCATCCATAAGGTCAGGAACACCACACGAGTTTGTAATGAGAAGACAAAGAATATCACTACCTCTATCAATGAGAACGGCCCATGAACATGAATTGTCTCCGAGTTCATAATCACTAATCAACGCGTGAATCCAAGTATAAAAGCAGATATGATCGACAATACTCAATGCATGCACATAAAAATAGAAAACGTAAATCCCATAATTGCATCTCAAAAACGCTCTCTACATAAACTATAAGTCCAATCCGAAAGAGAGTTTccaaaacatttcatataaacCAATATGATATCCATCTGCTAATACCAacgaataaatattataataattgtcCCAGACCGATCATGCTCTCTGCATGTCCAAGTTTCTGACACTTTCTATATCTCATATCAGGCTTTCTTCGACACTTGCAGTAAGGATGATTCTTTCTGCCACAATATTGACAAGGAGTATATTTTCCCCCTTTGTTGCTGCTACCTCCAGAATTCAGCTGCAACTTTGTTTGCAAAGCACTTTCAATAGATCCCTCTTGTCTCATCAATCTTCTTTGTTCATGTGCTTGAAGTGAACTCAATAATTCTGCCAAACTAACCTTTGACAAATCTTTAGAATTTTCCAAGGAAGCAATGGTTGCCTCAAATCATTCAGGTAAGGACACAATAATTTTTTGAACTATTCTAGTGTCAGTGAGCTCAGTTCCAAGAATTCTTACCTTATTTGCAATACTAATCAGCCAATCTGAGTAATCCTTTATAGTTTCTGATTCTTTAATATGCTGCATCTCAAATTCTCTGATTAAATTCAACACCTTCATCCCTTTGATTCTTTCATCTCTTTGATACTCTTTCTTGAGAAGATCCCAAATGTCCTTAACTGAGCTACATATCATGATTCTACTGAAAATAGTTGGAAAAACTGAAGCAAAGAGACAGGCCTTAGCTTTGGTTTTTCTTGTCTTCTTCTCCTTGTGAGTTTTGATCTGAGCCAAGGTTGGATTTCCTGGTAGAGGAGGCACTTCATAATCTTCCTCAACAGCTTCCCACAAGTCACTCTCATCCAAAAACGCTTCCATTCTTACTATCCACACCTAGCAGTTTTCTCCATCAAACACTCGTGGAGTCATGACTGGGAGGGAACGCTCACCTTCCATTGGCAGAAACAGATTTGGTGATTGTTTTAGGTAAACACTCAGATCAAAAATAGTCTCAAATCATTAAGAAAAAAGAGCTCTGATATCACTGATGCTGTTAACAGACTGGATtttgtagaaaaataaaaagagctaATCTGAAAGGTCTTTCATTTTATTGAATTTGAGATTCAAATATACACTATTATTGCAGAACTGAAATTATAGATTAAATGGCTAAAAAATTGCTAACGTAGCTAAAAAATTAACAACAACTACAACAACTAACTGTTCAACAATATAAGCAAAAATCTAGGACTCCACgttaacttaaaaataaatacgtAATCAGATCATGAGCCACTTTCAACATATTACAATCACATCATATGATTAAGGAAAGAAATGAAGAAAAGGAAActataaagaaaagaaagggaaCATACTGTGTGGAAAGCATTGGGTTCGGGGCCAGAGTTGGCAGTGAAGAGGAAATAAGAAGCAAAGGCAGAGGGGCCATCGTCTTTCTGTTGATTATCTTGTTTGTTTTATTCATCtcccattttctttcctttcacaGAGGGAGAGCTGAGAGCTGAGAGCTGAGAGCAGAGGGCTGGGAATGGAAACATAGAAGTAGAAACTAGCATGACAAATTGACAATGCCCGTTATGTAAATAGTTACATAAACTGGGGTTTATTTAAAGTCGAGCGCAATCCCACAGTCCCCAGTTTAGACTAATACCCGCAACCAAACAACTCCTTTACTCTACACCAACCACTTTCCAGCTTCCACTAGCCAGTCCCGAAATTGTTAATTCTTTATTACATTCACTATATCCTCTCTATTTCCCTACTGAGACGCAGCAGAGTCATGGAAGAAACAACACCAGTCCAGGACCCACCAACCCAAGACCCGAACCCTGAACCAAATCCAAACCCAAACCCACCAGCCACAGTCGCAGCTCCCCCTTCACAGCCACCACTGCAGACAGCAGACGCTGCACCACCACCATCGGCAACAGTAGCTACGGCATCACCTTCAccatcaccaccaccaccacccccTCCAGCTGCTGCTTCTCTCCCTCCCAAAGGCAAGAAGAGACCGCTTGAAGGTGATGTCCAAATCCAAGATTGCAGCTACTTCAAGATGCGTGCTGTTCTCAAAGATATTCGTCCCCATCTACTCGAGGTACACTCAACACTCCAATTCAATTTTTGACTATTTCAGTATTTGTGATTGAATcattctttttaacttttttttacttTGCTTGAATTCATTTTAGAATTTAAGGTATAATTCATCGGAATTTGTTGTTTCATTTGTATTCTAATTTGGTTCATAGGTATGGTCTTATTTTCCATTTCAGAATTTATTTTGTTTGTAATGATTTTGAAATGTTTCGGAGCTGTCGAGCCCTTTCTCGGCTTATAAATTTACGATCTTGTAGTGAACTGGTTACCAATTGCTAATTCTCAAGCCCCATTTTGAGCAGTTATTAGTTGAGTATGCCCATGACCTCAGGGTACCTAATTGTCTTGCATGTTCAGATCTGAAAACCTTGTCTCGGAGTCAGCATCTGGGATGGAGAGTGTAAAATGGTACGGTAGAGTACAGACAATAGTCTGTTTCACAGTTTGAGAACTTATTTGACTCTTAGTAAGAGTGCCCCCCTGTAATTTTTTGGTGCATCAACCTTTTATCATGCATCATGTGTTTGTGCTTATATCAAGACTAAAGGGGCTAAACTGCTTCTGTGTTGTTGAAGGTGCTTCAAACAGTGGACTTCCGGAGTTGCAAGGGAGCTGATGAACTTCGAGAGAGTAAGCTTACCGATGTGCAGTTCTGTTGCATAACAATATAGTTGAATAACTATATGCCTATAGGTGTCatgttgaaatttttatttctgGCTTGACATGCTTTATCAAATCCAATTTTTGGCCCTTGTTGAACTGGAATCTTAGCTGACTGCCATATGTGAGTTCAAATTGATTGTCTATAACTTACTGCAATCTTTCCTTCATTATGATTATGTTGCAATCtttccttttctccaacttACTGCAATGGAAATTATCTGAAACTCTCTGTCTGAGGATAGTTATCATTTGAGATCTAAAAAAGTGGTATTCACAGATTCTGAACCAGGATCTAATTTGCTTGATTTTCTGTTTGGTCATTAGTATAACTGGGTACTGAAATCAAGCAACGACCTGTTCGTGAAAGCCTGTAATCAAATTCAGATGTGTACCTCTAGGAAATAGTAAAAACTTCCGTGCAGCTTCTACCGGAAGTGATTTTAGCAAAAGTTGTTGACAAACATAattaggaattttttttttatattatttggaCATGAATTCATTTTTGGTGTCATAAACATATCACTAAAGCTATCATCAGgatcactttttattttattattctaaatgAATAGTTTGTAATTGCAGACTGTGTATTGGTTGTGGGTTTTGCTTTTGACCATGTAACTTGTGGTTTGCAGGGTTGAAGCTGCTAATGGAACTATATAAACAAATGACTGCTGAAGCTGTCACCACGAAGGCTAAGAATGAACCTGCAGAGCAGCCCTTGCCAAGTGAAAATGGGGTTGGGCAGAAATCCCTGGGGCATCTTCAAGAAGTCAAGCCAGCAGGTCAACCTCAATCAAACCGAGTTCTTGCAAAACCATCTGAAAGTAAGGAGGCTGTAGATCTTGAGGAGCAATCAGTTTATATCGGTGGATCTGCTTTTGGCTGGAATTTTATAACCTTTTCAGGCAATAAACCAGTCTACTGTGGGAGAACAAAGGAATCGTTTCGGGCTGCTCAAGTGGCTTTGTAGGGAATcagtgctctctctctctctctctctctctctctctctctctctttctcatgTTGTTTGATGAAAGAAAATAACCATAGAATGCTTCGAACCTCACCAATTATGTTCATATACTGGGGTTTTTAGCTTTTAGCAGGTGTAGTTGTGTAATTCTTTGTTGGAATGCTTGTGGAAAATGCAAGACTTCAGAAGAAATTTGCTGATTAATTCCTTTGTTGGTTtgatactttttttttaatctaagtTCTTGCAAAGGTCCTAATTGCATCAgcgggaaataaaaatatttacttataCACTGTAAATGTTATAAAGCTGAATATGAATGAAAATGCCACCCTGTTGTTGTCTAGTGGTTCTCTTTTCCTGATAAAGTGAGAGCTAATTTTCTTTACCATGTAGCATCTTAACATGCAAGATCAACAGGCCTTAGGTTTTTTCTCTTCACAACACTACATCATCTACCATCAACTACTCTTTAACATTCTTTTTCTTGAACTTCTATCCATTTATTTCCCCTTCAATTCTCCATTATTAGTTGTATgttataattagttaattaaagttAATTGTCTGTTACTAGATGCCTCTTTTATTATTCAAGGAATCATCAATGTCATGGCTGTTGACATAGACAATTTGATGTTTGGAAGCAGGGGAAAAAACGAGAATTAAGATTGTATCAGTTTGTGGCATATGGAGTTAGGTTCTCTTGTTTAACAGTAATGAAACTCCACATTGCATTGTGATATAACTTTGCTTTTCAGTTCTATTAGTCATTTAATCATTCATGTTTTGTatccaatttttatttttgtccaATTTCATtgttttttcttcttccttAAGATTGCATCCctgactctctctctctctctcagttATAATTAGCTCGGTCTATATCAAATTAGATATGCAACCACTAATTGGATCTTGTTCCTGAAATTGTCACATCTATTATTATTTATGTTTCAGCAAGATTCCAGGGATGTTTGTTTCTTGTCACTTTTTGTTTTGTGTAAGCCTGTTGTTATGATGTAGCTTgtctttttatataattttactgCCATGAATTATAATACGATCTGGAATGCCATTAAATTACCTGAATTACATAATGTATAAGATGTATATGTGGTGGTAGCAGAATGATCACGAATTTTGCCTACTGCAAAGAGCGTGAGATGTGGGAAAACCTAAGGTAATTAGAGCTTCAGAGTTCAGAGCTATTACAACTTGTTCTTTTTATCATAGTAGAATTTTTCGCTAGTGTCCTGTCCATGGGTAAACTTCTTAAATTTGTGCTTTTGCTGTAACACAAATGCTGTACGCCAACATCACAGGCAGACAATAACTTTTTGGCAGACACATAGCAGGTGAAGAAATTAAGAGGGTCTTGATCTATATATTTCTTGCACAAATTTTTGTAATCTCTCTCGTTCTCACACATATATTTCTATTTCTTGTTCTTTGCTTTGGAGTTCGGTTGTTATATCATATCTCGCCCTTATACCCTGCAATTTCCATGTCTCTGATGTTTCCCCATTTTGAAGCAGCTTTTCGAATTTCAATCTTTTGACAgcatagagatttttttttgtcttagaTAAATGTTATATAACAAATGGAAGGGAATGTTGACTTGTTAAGCGCTAGCAAGAAAAGCATGTCATAATGTTGTGGGATTGTTTCAATGgaaacctgtgcataacattcaGTTGTGCATTTGAAGTCCTTCTGCTTGAAAGCAGAATCACCCTTTGTCTTGAAATTAAATGTTTCCTGCATTTCGTCAGTGCCCATTTGGAATAAGAGCTGCTGTGCAAcacaggagaaaaaaaaaatatttcaaaacataaaaatatggcTAAGCATATGATTGAAAAATATACTATTTAAAGAAAAACTTTTGGATATTCTCATTTGTTAGCTGATATTGTCTCAGGTTTCGTTTATGGCTGTCAGGTTCTTTCTCGAGCAACCCTCAGTGCATCACCGAATAGAGATGCGGAATGCCCTTCAAGGCATCGAAGTCAACCATAAGAGTGCCAAAGCTACAGAGAAAAGTGTGAAATCAAGTTATTCCCCAGGTCTCAAAGCTCTTTAGTAAATCACAACCCTAAATTTTGatgtgaaaattttattttaatttttttttaataggaaGCACATGTATACCATTTCTCAAGTACTCAGAAGAAGTAAATTCTAGATCAGTACTATTAACTTTGTCCATCCCTGCTGTTTGTCATCAGACCAAAGCTTGATAGTCTTGGATTACCATCCTTCAGAGTTCTAATATAAAAGAAATGGTAACGCATATAGAATCTAGTCAGatgaatattttcaaaaaatttagcaGGAAGAACTGGTACTTTATCGCATGAAATTCTATAAGCATTAAGGTCATGATAAAGAGCAAGTCCTTTGCTATTGCGATATTCTAGCTGTTCTACAACCGAGATGTAGTAGGGGCAACCCTTAAATCTCATTGCCCTGCGTTCATGGCTAGTTTAATAAGTTTTAGCCGATCATAGATACAGAAGCCTTACAATGAAAAAGTTGTTTGCAAGTGTCTTGTTGGGCAAGTATTCTGCCACGAGCAGCCTCTCATCATCTTCAAATCAACAGCCAAGCAAATTTGCCAATCTTTGGTTGCTGAGCTGACCAACTGATCTTGCTTCTTCCTATAGTTGTACATAAAGAAAAAGCGCTTATTGTAGTAATTGAACTTAAATTTGGCGTATCTCTAACAATTCATTAACAGAAGAAATGAAAATCCTTCTCCATCAATGAGATGAACTGAAAACAAGAACATTTGCCCTTGTGGGACCAAAACAAACAACAATTCCATGTACTTGAAATCTTCTTCCAGTAATTTAATGAAgcaaaaatggaaaataaattataaaaacagAAAGGCAGTTGGATTTTATTGGCAAACTGCCAAACTGGGGCATCATCATACATACAAACGATTGTAAACTCCTCAATTCTTAACAAACAAGAACCTCAAAAGAAGAGTTTGTAATAGAAGTGCAAATGGTCCAGACGAATTTCATGGCCAGTTTGTTCATGTTCGCTGGTGAAAGCAGAGAGAGTACCGAGACCACAGAATTTATCTGGCGAAATTAATAGTGATAAAAGAAGTTGGCTACCAAAAATTGTCGAGCATCAGGCCAAGCCATTCTATTAATGCGCTTAACAGCGATCCTCCGCCGGTTCTCCGGCTTCCCTTTATAAACAACATCTGGAGCTTTCTCTCCATGCTCAGACACTATGGTTTGTACTGGGGAACCTGACGTTGCATGCTTGAGCTGCTCGAACGCGAAGTCGCCGAACGCTGGCAAGTAATCAACCTTCCTCTTGTTTTCATTCCCTGCAGCCAATCACAAACacaaaaacaagaaatcaaCACTATTAACCCTTCAATCTCCACAGCACTCTGTTTTTCATAATCTACTTGTAATCAAGAACCAACCCACCAACGGCATCAGGAACTTCCACAACTGCTGCTGCCTTGAACTGTGAATCCCAGCAACACGAAGTGAGCTTACAGCACTTGCTTCCCATCTCCCCGATTTTATCCCTCCAATCTATACAAACCCAGTTGATCAAATTGAGTAATCTCAGGGGTTGGCgaaatcaagaaaaaaaaaactgattcTTGAAACAGAGATCAGAAAATAAACAGAACAGAATATGGATAACAATTTGCACATAATGCTTTATAAATGTATCAGACACAGTGAATCTACAGGTTTCTAAACATTGATtagttgaataaattaaattgttaaaacCCACATGGACATGCcgagaaaattttaattcaaagcCATAGAACATATGAATTATTTAAACAATCTTGTTTGTTTCTTTTTCATGCAGACTAGTGATGGACATGATTATTGTAAAAAGTATATAGTAattaaatgtttatttattttattttattcaatctTGCAACGCTGGGTGAGTTTGGATTGACATGGATGATTGATTGGAAGTGGTCTTTGTTCAGAGAATAGAAACAGAGGGGCCAACGGCCAAAAGCTTTCAGTTTTCTTAATTCTCATGCTCCCGCCGTAATCATTTTGATTAGTCACCTTTAATCATgcttattgtttaatttttcgCCTTTTAAGCTTATTAATTAAGCGACGCCGTTTTGTCGTTCTTTTGCTCCATATTTTTTTGAAGTTTTCAACAGGCAGTCTGGGTTGTGAAAAGAATTGGTGACCCGAAACAAAAATATGCAAACTTTAGGGTAAATcgtatagaaataaaaaatacagggactgaatAGTAAAAAAATGTTTCCTTTCTCTAGGGTTAGGGTTTAAACGTTCCCAAAACATTTACGTAGCCGAACCCTCTTATTGATATTAGCGCGATCGAAATgtcgaagaagaataatttAGCCCGCAGA
The sequence above is a segment of the Manihot esculenta cultivar AM560-2 chromosome 5, M.esculenta_v8, whole genome shotgun sequence genome. Coding sequences within it:
- the LOC110614391 gene encoding UPF0187 protein At3g61320, chloroplastic, translated to MSPHAAPFESPLPKFSLSSNFFPKIILNLHLTSFPSKHQRLALSSKTLCSRSSIPPDPPKTVNPISLLRAIPDWADRVKERGMQQNRSLYTHQKWVEHRSSLRHIRHLLSSLQSRVILSLIPPVLAFTSVAAIIAIYNSSVEMQLLPGFFPLLRASSLPYQLTAPALALLLVFRTEASYSRFEEGRKAWTKVISGANDFARQVIATVDSSRDAALKNALLHYIMAFPVALKCHVMYGSDIVRDLRNLLEVDDLAVVLNSRHRPRCIIEFISQCLQLLNLEESKKIQLESKISCLQEGIGVCEQLMGIPIPLSYTRLTSRFLVLWHLTLPIILWDDCHWIVVPATFISAASLFCIEEVGVLIEEPFPMLALDELCGQVRSNVQEAIGAEKAIQTQLIAKRKNHPCERSTNGWPNS
- the LOC110616258 gene encoding serine/threonine-protein kinase BSK3, coding for MGSKCCKLTSCCWDSQFKAAAVVEVPDAVGNENKRKVDYLPAFGDFAFEQLKHATSGSPVQTIVSEHGEKAPDVVYKGKPENRRRIAVKRINRMAWPDARQFLVANFFYHY
- the LOC110616257 gene encoding neural Wiskott-Aldrich syndrome protein, which translates into the protein MEETTPVQDPPTQDPNPEPNPNPNPPATVAAPPSQPPLQTADAAPPPSATVATASPSPSPPPPPPPAAASLPPKGKKRPLEGDVQIQDCSYFKMRAVLKDIRPHLLEVLQTVDFRSCKGADELRERLKLLMELYKQMTAEAVTTKAKNEPAEQPLPSENGVGQKSLGHLQEVKPAGQPQSNRVLAKPSESKEAVDLEEQSVYIGGSAFGWNFITFSGNKPVYCGRTKESFRAAQVAL